The genomic region GAAatagaacaataacaacaacaaaaaccaCATTTGAACCAAGTTAGAATTAGTGTTACCATACCACAATCAACTCAAAAAAGGGGTAACTCACCCTACATTTAAGCTTAATAATCAATCATCACAATCTATCACATAAAAGCTTCAAACTTGCAATGTTTTGGCCAAATAGTCAATGTGTAACAATGGTACAATGGTCAATTCAGGTCAACCAAATAGGTGCAATTCTAGCAAACCTAAATAACCTTGCAAGCATACCGAAAGCACACATTAAAACTATAGGTCATAGTATTCCACGCTTCAAAAAAACTAATTCAAACGTCAAAGAGTCAAAGCTAGTCAAACCCTAAAGtcataaaccctaatttgcaaATTCATAGCGAAGAATCACCAATTTTTAAGGAATAAATGACAATAACAGGATGGTAGACAAGTACTTAACCCTAGAGAACACCCAATTTCATCTCAATTGACCGATTACAAAAAtcccaaaattgaagaaccctagaTTTTTAAAGTTGTAATTAATGCAATTAATAATGATAAACATGTAAATCAACAACAATGTAGTCTAGAttcaataattttaataactaTCAACCAAAATCAAACATTATCATCATATTAAGCAAATAGAGATAATAAAGCATGAACATCACATATAATTAAGCAATTAAACAACAAAGAAGTGAGAATCATACCCTAAGAAAGTTCATTGTTGATGATTATGCGAGATTCCTGATGATTAATGACTAATTAGtatgttaaaattagggtttgtaagtGTGGGTGTCGGACTAGAGAGAAAAAGATATGTGGGTGTGAAAAAGTGATTCAAAATCAGGCCCAAAACACATTAAAATGGGTACAGGAACGTCATTCCATAAAGTGAAAAGTCGTTCCAATGGATTGCCAGGAAACAGGAACGGGGTTCCAGAATCAATAACGTCGTTCCTTTACTAACCAGGAACGTCGTTCCTTAAGTAGGAACGTCGTTCCTCAAACTTCCCAGAAAGTGCTTATGTTAACATATCTAATCAAGACTGTCGTTCCAGGGACCAGCACATCGTTCCTTACTAAGAAATGCAGTTTTTCAACATAAAACACACTCTAACCCATTCACCAACTATTTTTGATCTTTTCTAGTTTACCCAAATGCATGAAATGCAACCTAAATGCTAATTCAAGCTATAAAAAGTCAATATCATACAAGTCTACATGAAATGCAACTAAATGAGCTATGTACACAATTGTGGAAAGTGTTTAacgagtctatcacccgactcCAATCCACTTAAGCTTTCAACTAATGCCGGGGTGGTAAATCTCCCCTCCCTTTGAGCTAAGGGAACCACCACCTTGAGAACTATCATTTAACATTAACAACAACCAATTGTCCATCACCTTAGCTTCATTAATCAATTCCTTAAGTTTTCACTTCTCACGTTTTGACAAGTTTGACACTAGGCGTTTCCTCAAGTGCTCATCCCTATTGGATAATGCACGATGTATCAGCCCATGTAACTTCCTCATGGACTTTTCAATTGTATCAACTTGATCTTTTTGTGAACTTAGGGTTTTTTTGGTCAATTCTCCACCACATTTAGTTGGTGAACCAACTTGAGTTGTGCTTGTAGTGCATTTCACACTAGCAACAACTTGTGGTGTGTTCATGGGCATTGGTGGCAATTTGTTGTATTTACAACGAAATCTCATGCACTTGCCTTTGTCTCTAAGGGTCAACTTTTCGGTTCTAAAGTCAAATAAAGAACCCTCGGTTGCTAAAAATGGTCTTTCCAAACCAAGGGGCACAACCGGGTCTTCCTTTATATCCACAATGATAAAATCGGCCGAGAATTTCATTTTTCCTACTTTCAAAATTAAGTCTTCGGCGATCCCCATATAAGGGCTAATGGATTAGTAAATTAACTTTACTCCCATTTGGTGGGTGAAAGGTTACCTTGGCCTAACCTTTGATAGATAGAATAGGGTATAAAGTTGATACTAGCCCCCGAGTCAGCTAACGATGTAAGCATCTTCGATCCGTTCACATTGCATGGGATGAGGAAAGGCCTGGGATCGCCCATTTTTTGTGGTAGGTTACATTTCTGTAAAATCCCATCACACTCCCTCTTTAGGAAAGTGGTAGATGCTTGCTTAACTTCTCCCTTCTTGGCCATAAGTGacttcaagaatttcccatagttggACATATTCTCGAGCACCTTCGCCAAGGGGAGTTTAACATAGATATTCTCATTCTCGGTTAAGGTTGACTTACAGTCCACATCCTTTGGATGTGTAGGAATCAATGATTGGGGATATGCGACTGGTGCCTCATATTTCTCTTTGGTTGATGTAGCAAGAACCTCGACCTCGTACCTTTGCTCCTTTGCATTTAAGACATTTCCTACCTTTGCTCCTTTTTCTACCTTATTCAATTCAATTTTCTCAAAATTACTTCCCAATTGCTTGTATGGTAACTTGGTAGCTTCTATGGACATCAGACTCTTTACACTATAAGGAATGTACTCCGCTACTTCTGAATCAtccaaaaacttaaataccccaagCTCCATTGTATAGATTTTAAATGCCTTATCCATATCAAACTCCTCCTCTTCAACATCAAATGTAAAATATGAGGACTATCATGTTGCTCTTCTTCTTTGATTAACAATATTGAATTCACTTGAGCATAATTTGAATTAGGTGTGGAATTTGATGAACTCGCTTGGTTGTTGCTTCAATTGGGATTGTTGCTCTCGATAGGAATGACTCTTGTGTAGTTGTGGTTTTGGTTTTGTTGGTTTTggtgagattgttgattgttttggttgttgttgtaattgttattgggGGATGAATTCTGTGTTTGATGGTAAAGTACCTTGAGGTCTTTTGACAACTTGGTTTGAAAGCCTTCCAACGATACTCTCAAGTTTTTGAAATGAGGATTGTTGATGTCTTAATTGTTGCTTTAAGAACTCATTCTCCTTAGTTAGAAATGATTCGGTTGTCTCCACCTTCTTTATGTAATTTTTCATCACCTCCTCTAGACTCTTCGAAGGTTGAGATGATTGAAagttttgttgaggttgttgattgtaaccttggttattttgttgTTGGGAATAACCTTGGTTTTTTTTATAACTTTGATTGTTTTGGTAACTTGAGTTGGTTTGATTGTTATAAGGTTGGGTGTTATATGGTTATTGTTTTTGTGATTGGAAGttgttgtttcggttttggttATAGTTTGGGTTGTAACCTTGGTTTCAGTTTTGGTTTGTAAATCCGGGTGGTGGGTTGGTTTGAGTATTGAAGGAGACTTGTCTTTGATTAGGATTGAAGTAGCCTTGGCTTGACGAACTGCCCCTTTGATAATTTTGATTACTCACATAATTGACATGAGCATCCGAGTTCATGGGGATATCGTCCAAATTAATATGGTTGCATTGGTTgatttgaggacaattctttgtGAGATGAGGTCCATTGCATCTttgttgctatgctacgcacctccgattcacatgtaacttgttctaacatgcttatatatgattataaacctcagaaaaatagttcgggacccgaccggaatgtgttgactttttcattgacattgacttgaccaaagttgacttttgtccaaacttaaccaatacttgtttaaaccgttctaatcttcttgcatacttgattcttgcatgaaacttgacaacttgattcacatgctttataatcgagtcgtaatgagccataggactaattgaacactttgaccaaccgtgtttaccgatattgatacgtacctatttgtttaggtcaagactagcattcgttcttgcacacgttactttgtgaagtacattttactattcgtgcaaccaaggtgagatcatagtcccaccttttcaacaacttttacttttaaactatgggatgagaaacatatacgtatcatacttttatgctttgaacacaagtacgaaaacaaacattcgacagcgagttagaataaaaagcctcaattcaattatcattagatacactTGCAAGGTGTAAacttgaacttatgttatgtgatcacattgggcttgacgagccctcattcggacggttcgctaccgttagcggatgaaatatattttcgagtatagtgtacgttctaacactacgtaacagggtacaaaacagttaagtcttgataattgggtgctcgcgaacatacttttgaaatacaaacgatttggataatcaactatattaaatcttgtggttcaaaaacaacgttactaatacacctatgatttcaccaacgtttttcgttgacagttttctatacgttttctcaagtccttgaacgctaggtgatacatgcttccgcacattatttttgatacttgctcggatgtcgagtatacatgcatacgtggagcgtcttttgacttaacttaatttgtgtcgcataggtttcaattgtacttaaaacattgtaacatgtttggtcgtcaaactactttgtaaactttgaaaaatctttataattgaaatgaatgcgatatatttttggtcaaacgctgtttttaagacttatgaccacgtaacgggacctaagtagacggcgtcgtcaatgaagattttgtcgggtcgctacagatggtgtcaaagcgttggttgtagggatttagagttcattggtgtcaaccccgagtcatagggtacattagtgagtctagactacaaccggcatatagacttgaagtaggaattacttgctacttgtgcatttatactcgaactcttctattcatatttaactcttattccatcttaatcacacgttgtttaatttgattgacacgccaccttgactatatgaaataatgcacatatgaattagggtaatataattgccgggattatattacggtgactcatatgtgaaatgtcccgttcttattgattaaaaacgttccatattaattaatttcgttgcgaggttttgacctctatatgagacgtttttcaaagactgcattcattttaaaacaaaccataacctttatttcatcaataaaggtttaaaaaactttacgtagattatcaaataatgataatctaaaatattctgtttacacacgaccattacataatggtttacaatacaaatatgttacaacaaaataagtttcttgaatgcagtttttacacaatatcatacaagcatggactccaaatctcgtccttatttaagtatgcgacagcggaagctcttaataatcacctgagaataaacatgcttaaaacgtcaacaaaaatgttggtgagttataggtttaacctatatatatcaaatcataataatagaccacaagatttcatatttcaatacacatcccatacatagagataaaaatcattcatatggtgaacacctggtaaccgacattaacaagatgcatatataagaatatccccatcattccgggacacccttcggatatgatataaatttcgaagtactaaagcatccggttctttggatggggtttgttaggcccaatagatctatctttaggattcgcgtcaattagggtgtctgttccctaattcttagattaccagacttaataaaaaggggcatattcaatttcgataattcaaccatagaatgtagtttcacgtacttgtgtctattttgtaaatcatttataaaacctgcatgtattctcatcccaaaaatattagattttaaaagtgggactataactcactttcacagatttttacttcgtcgggaagtaagacttggccactggttgattcacgaacctataacaatatatacatatatatcaaagtatgttcaaaatatatttacaacacttttaatatattttgatgttttaagtttattaagtcagctgtcctcgttagtaacctacaactagttgtccacagttagatgtgcagaaataaatcgataaatattatcttgaatcaatccacgacccagtgtatacgtatctcagtattgatcacaactcaaactatatatattttggaatcaacctcaaccctgtatagctaactccaacattcacatatagagtgtctatggttgttccgaaatatatatagatgtgtcgacatgataggtcgaaacattgtatacgtgtctatggtatctcaagattacataatatacaatacaagttgattaagttatggttggaatagatttgttaccaattttcacgtagctaaaatgagaaaaattatctaatcttgttttacccataacttcttcattttaaatccgttttgagtgaatcaaattgctatggtttcatattgaactctattttatgaatctaaacagaaaagtataggtttatagtcggaaaaataagttacaagtcgtttttgtaaaggtagtcatttcagtcgaaagaacgacgtctagatgaccattttagaaaacatacttccactttgagtttaatcataatttttggatatagtttcatgttcataataaaaatcattttctcataataacaactttaaaatcaaagtttatcatagttttaattaactaacccaaaacagcccgcggtgttactacgacggcgtaaatccagttttacggtgtttttcgtgtttccaggttttaaatcattaagttagcatatcatatagatatagaacatgtgtttagttgattttaaaagtcaatttagaaggattaacttttgtttgcgaacaagtttagaattaactaaactatgttctagtgattacaagtttaaaccttcgaataagatagctttatatgtatgaatcgaatgatgttatgaacatcattactaccttaagttccttggataaacctactggaaaagagaaaaatggatttagcttcaatggatccttggatggctcgaagttcttgaagcagaatcatgacacgaaaacaagttcaagtaagatcatcacttgaaataagattgttatagttatagaaattgaaccaaagtttgaatatgattattaccttgtattagaatgataacctactgtaagaaacaaagatttcttgaggttggatgatcaccttacaagattggaagtgagctagcaaacttgaaagtattcttgattttgtgtaactagaacttgtagaatatatgaagaacacttagaacttgaagatagaacttgagagagatcaattagatgaataaaattgaagaatgaaagtgtttgtaggtgtttttggtcgttggtgtatggattagatataaaggatatgtaattttgttttcatgtaaataagtcatgaatgattactcatatttttgtaattttatgagatatttcatgctagttgccaaatgatggttcccacatgtgttaggtgactcacatgggctgctaagagctgatcattggagtgtatataccaatagtacatacatctaaaagctgtgtattgtacgagtacgaatacggttgcatacgagtagaattgttgatgaaactgaacgaggatgtaattgtaagtatttttgttaagtagaagtattttgataagtgtattgaagtctttcaaaagtgtataaatacatattaaaacactacatgtatatacattttaactgagtcgttaagtcatcgttagtcgttacatgtaagtgttgttttgaaacctttaggttaacgatcttgttaaatgttgttaacccaatgtttataatatcaaatgagattttaaattattatattatcatgatattatcatgtatgaatatctcttaatatgatatatatacattaaatgtctttacaacgataatcgttacatatatgtctcgtttaaaaatcattaagttagtagtcttgtttttacatatgtagttcattgttaatatacttaatgatatgtttaattatcataatataatgttaactatatatataaccatatatatgtcatcttatagtttttacaagttttaacgttcgtgaatcaccggtcaacttgggtggtcaattgtctatatgaaacctatttcaattaatcaagtcttaacaagtttgattgcttaacatgttggaaacatttaatcatgtaaatatcaatctcaattaatatatataaacatggaaaagttcaggtcactacagtacctacccgttaaataaatttcgtcctgaaattttaagctgttgaaggtgttaacaaatcttctggaaatagatgcgggtatttcttcttcatctgatcttcatgctcccaggtgaactcgggtcctctacgagcattccatcgaaccttaacaattggtatcttgttttgcttaagtcttttaacctcacgatccattatttcgacgggttcttcgatgaattgaagtttttcgttgatttggatttcatctaacggaatagtgagatcttctttagcaaaacatttcttcaaattcgagacgtggaaagtgttatgtacagccgcgagttgttgaggtaactcaagtcggtaagctactggtccgacacgatcaataatcttgaatggtccaatataccttggatttaatttccctcgtttaccaaatcgaacaacgcctttccaaggtgcaactttaagcatgaccatctctccaatttcaaattctatatcttttcttttaatgtcagcgtagctcttttgtcgactttgggcggttttcaaccgttgttgaatttggatgatcttctcggtagtttcttgtataatctccggacccgtaatctgtctatcccccacttcactccaacaaatcggagacctgcactttctaccataaagtgcttcaaacggcgccatctcaatgcttgaatggtagctgttgttgtagaaaaattctgctaatggtagatgtcgatcccaactgtttccgaaatcaataacacatgctcgtagcatgtcttcaagcgtttgtatcgtcctttcgctctgtccatcagtttgtggatgaaaggcagtactcatgtctagacgagttcctaatgcttgctgtaatgtctgccagaatcttgaaataaatctaccatccctatcagagataatagagattggtattccatgtctggagacgacttccttcaaatacagtcgtgctaacttctccatcttgtcatcttctcttattggcaggaagtgtgctgatttggtgagacgatcaactattacccaaatagtatcaaaaccacttgcagtccttggcaatttagtgatgaaatccatggtaatgttttcgcatttccattccgggatttcgggttgttgaagtagacctgatggtttctgatgctaagctttgaccttagaacacatcaaacaatctcctacgtatttagcaacatcggctttcatacccggccaccaaaaatgtttcttgagatccttgtacatcttccccgttccaggatgtattgagtatctggttttatgagcttctctaagtaccatttctctcatatctccaaattttggtacccaaatcctttcagccctataccgggttccgtcttcccgaatattaagatgcttctccgatcctttgggtatttcatcctttaaatttccctcttttaaaactccttgttacgcctcctttatttgagtagtaaggttattatgaatcattatattcatagattttactcgaatgggttctctgtccttcctgctcaaggcatcggctaccacatttgccttccccgggtggtaacgaatctcaaagttgtaatcattcaataattcaatccacctacgctgcctcatattcagttgtttctgattaaatatgtgttgaagacttttgtggtcggtatatataatacttttgaccccatataagtagtgcctccaagtctttaatgcaaaaacaaccgcgcctaattccaaatcatgcgtcgtataattttgctcgtgaatcttcaattgtctagaggcataagcaatcaccttcgttcgttgcattaatacacaaccgagaccttgctttgatgcgtcacaataaatcacaaaatcatcattcccttcaggcaatgacaatataggtgccgtagttagctttttcttcaataactgaaacgctttctcttgttcatccttccattcaaatttcttccctttatgcgttaatgcagtcaagggttttgctattctggaaaagtcttggatgaaccttctgtagtaaccagctagtcctaaaaactggcgtatgtgtttcggagttttcggggtttcccacttttcaacagtttctatctttgccggatccaccttaataccttctttgttcactatgtgaccgaggaattgaacttcttccaaccaaaatgcacactttgaaaacttagcgtacaattcttccttcctcaatacttctaacacctttctcaaatgttcaccgtgttcttggtcattctttgagtaaataagtatgtcatcaatgaaaacaatgacaaacttgtcaaggtatggtccacacactcggttcataaggtccatgaacacagctggtgcattagttaaaccaaacggcatgaccataaactcgtaatgaccgtaacgtgttctgaaagtagtctttggaatatcatcttctttcacccgcatttgatgatacccggaacgtaagtcaatctttgaataaacagacgagccttgtagttgatcaaataagtcatcgattctcagtagtgggtagcggtttttgatggtaagtttgttcaactctcggtagtcgatacacaacctgaatgtaccatctttcttcttgacaaacaaaacaggagctccccacggtgatgtgcttggtcgaatgaaaccacgctctaaaagttcttgtaattggctttgtagttctttcatctcgctgggtgcgagtctgtaaggagcacgagctattggtgcagctcctggtacaagatctatttgaaattcaacggatcgatgtgggggtaatcccggtaattctttcagaaatacatcaggaaattcttttgcgacgggaacatcattgatgctcttttcttcagtttgtactttctcgacatgtgctagaacagcatagcaaccttttcttattagtttttgtgccttcaaattactaataagatgtagcttcgtgttgcccttttctccgtacaccattaagggttttcctttttctcgtataatgcgaattgcatttttgtaacaaacgatctccgctttcacttctttcaaccagtccataccgattatcacatcaaaactccctaactctactggtatcaaatcaatcttaaatgtttcgctaaccagtttaatttctcgattccgacatatattatctgctgaaattaatttaccatttgctaattcgagtaaaaatttactatccaaaggcgtcaatggacaacttaatttagcacaaaaatctctactcatatagcttctatccgcacccgaatcaaataaaacgtaagcagatttattatcaataagaaacgtacccgtaacaagctccgggtcttcctgtgcctctgccgcattaatattgaaaactcttccacggccttgtccatt from Rutidosis leptorrhynchoides isolate AG116_Rl617_1_P2 chromosome 9, CSIRO_AGI_Rlap_v1, whole genome shotgun sequence harbors:
- the LOC139868217 gene encoding uncharacterized protein; its protein translation is MELGVFKFLDDSEVAEYIPYSVKSLMSIEATKLPYKQLGSNFEKIELNKVEKGAKVGNVLNAKEQRYEVEVLATSTKEKYEAPVAYPQSLIPTHPKDVDCKSTLTENENIYVKLPLAKVLENMSNYGKFLKSLMAKKGEVKQASTTFLKRECDGILQKCNLPQKMGDPRPFLIPCNVNGSKMLTSLADSGASINFIPYSIYQRLGQGNLSPTKWE